The Alkalibacter saccharofermentans DSM 14828 genome includes a window with the following:
- a CDS encoding CPBP family intramembrane glutamic endopeptidase, which yields MNKVLKSILWVLFLSLILLGVPRLSGMIANLFDYQATDPDGAYAWISVRHMFQALIFVIFIVVLNIFKPLEYGFGWGNKEVGKKYVLSFTVIFCAGSFVSHLLTILTSSFQQFPYPLTASNIIGQLSFQLLLSGPSEELIFRAFAITMLGIVIKNRGFNGKASAANIIAAVIFGLAHMSFSFAPFAVVYNPFQVVMATVLGLFYGDCYEKSKSMYYPMMMHSISNIVMVGLTIIATFILSR from the coding sequence GCTTGATTCTTTTAGGCGTTCCTAGGTTATCTGGCATGATTGCAAACTTGTTTGATTATCAAGCAACTGATCCGGACGGCGCATATGCCTGGATATCAGTAAGACATATGTTTCAAGCCCTGATTTTTGTCATTTTTATTGTAGTTTTAAATATTTTTAAGCCGCTTGAATATGGTTTTGGCTGGGGCAACAAAGAAGTCGGCAAGAAATATGTTTTATCCTTTACAGTTATTTTCTGCGCAGGCTCATTTGTGTCACATTTATTGACGATTCTTACCAGCTCATTTCAACAATTCCCCTATCCCTTAACGGCGAGCAATATCATAGGGCAACTAAGTTTTCAGCTTTTATTATCAGGCCCGTCAGAGGAACTTATCTTTAGAGCGTTTGCGATTACAATGCTGGGAATTGTCATAAAGAATCGAGGGTTTAATGGAAAAGCCAGTGCAGCCAATATCATTGCTGCAGTTATTTTTGGATTGGCACACATGAGCTTTTCTTTTGCACCCTTCGCAGTTGTTTATAATCCGTTCCAAGTAGTCATGGCAACCGTACTGGGACTCTTTTATGGCGATTGTTATGAAAAATCTAAGAGTATGTATTATCCGATGATGATGCACAGTATTAGTAACATTGTGATGGTGGGTCTTACTATTATTGCTACATTTATTCTGTCCCGCTAA